Genomic window (Aphis gossypii isolate Hap1 unplaced genomic scaffold, ASM2018417v2 Contig00893, whole genome shotgun sequence):
acACATGCAATACATTGATGGCCATCGTTCACAGAAAGTGGTAAATTTAAACAgtgttaattcaataaaagtaatgtgcAATAGAGCTCAAGGTTCATTCAACAACCATATGCCAAGTCAttcaatttatgagttttcCCTTACTGAGAACATAGGGACGAAGCTAATTCAATCTCCAactaacctaatatattacaaattaaataaaacaaatatcgatttaatactatacaattagTTGATCAAGATCATAATCCGATAAACAATTTTGGTGAGATATTAATAATCGATCTACATATTAAACGTTACGGATCTTAAGAtgggattaaaattttatataagccCATTACATAAGATAAATCTTGCTAGTCATATGACTAAAGCGTTACCGGTAACatcgaataaagtaaaaaaaataacaacgaaaaattaaacaattttaaaggctttaggttataaattaaagcagaATGCCAGtaagtgatattttagatataagttcACCGTTTGAAACCAAttctaaaattacgaaaatcgaatatcattcatataGATCGTatacaacttaatttaataataatgatgaaatacgTATATCAATCCAATAAACAGATGTTTATCCGTACCGAATGaaagctttatatatttagaaggtCAAGTATCAGATGCTGGAAAAGTAAAACTTACTAATAACGGTTTTTCCTATCTCTTTGAACAAATACGACTTGAAATCAATGGAATAGAAGTAAATAGTACACGTGTACTTGGTATTACCAGTTCGTTAAAAGGTTATCTATCAGGTACacctgataattataattgttatgaaaatgctggtttgatttttaaaaatagttcaaacccAGCAAATAGTAATTGAGAATTTAGTGCATGCATTCcgttaaaatattggttaggttaccatttgtttttaaattttcatatgattttcaaatggaaaacaacaacaaaaatccAAAGGACCAAAACGATTATAATCTTTAGATATGTGTATCAAACCATGAACATTATgggatatatattttgagcCATAAATTTCTTCAAAGTTTTTCACAAAATGCTTTAAGAGTTTATCAGAATAATTCAGTAATTTGTCGTCAATATTTggacttaataaaatagtcaatgCAATATTCAAAaccataaaatgattatatactttatctttgagtacattttttaaagcaaGTGGTCCGGTATAAAACTGACGAAGCTCGGTAGCCTTCCAATGATCAGTATCTTGAATTGGTCTTGGTTTTCGTACAAAATCACAAGTTATTGCAGATTTGagaaacattaaatttgtactaatttttttgattttccaaCTTGTTAAACATACTGTCAAAGGACCTTTGTGCAACCAAAAATGAATAAGTTTCCTCATAACTCCTAATGCCACTAGGTGTATCTAATCTAAGGGGAAAGACTTTACCATATCGAAACCAGGAATACGTATTAAATCAGATAATGAATCACCTACATGGTGTTCTTCTTGACGTCTGTTAATATAATCTTCGTGTGTTCTTTCTCTAGAATTACTATCTTTAAATGGGAAGCAAGTACTTCCGACATGTTCACTCTCTGGAAAACACCTGGTGCAGAAAAAATAACCAGTATGccctttgattttcaaaataaaagacTTTGCTGAAGCATCAGCACAAATTGCGTGAATAGAAATTGTTCTTAtagtattatctaaataaataccatttttaactaaatcttCTGCTTCGTCTATAAAATCCCTTAAAAAGTCATTGCTATCAGCCGGTTTTTTATGTCCATGATAAGGaccaatcaaaaatatatagtctTTGTATGAGTCTAGGTATGCCAATATAGGCCAGAATTGGCTTGAACTACTTTTTGCTAGGTAATGGTAAGCCATCTATTCCAATAACTACTTTGATGTTACCTTCAATCTTGACACGctttaaagtattttcaatTCCTATTTTTAAGCcaaagtgataataattacatggATTAACAaaccttatattttttgtttttgttgaactagaatttaataatgtccTACGGTCATTTGGAATTTCTGCAAAACATttgtgttgttttaaaatttataaaagatcaTTTACTCTATTTTGAGCGACATTACGTTTAATTGCCCAGTTGGCTAAGTTTGATTTTAAGATTTCAGAATCattcacaaaattatttgtatttgagcTGGTCCCAACAttgttagttatattaaaagtagatTCAAcacattaatttacaattggattttgtatgaaaatattacttttttctttgtttGTTTGTTCTTAATAATGTTGAATGTCAAGAGTATAATTTTCATCAGAGTCCAAAACATTTGACTTTGTTAAAGTAGATGATGGAACAGATGAACTTTTTACTACATTATTTGTATCAAGAACCAATTCATTTAATGGTTTAActgagtttaaaatatttgttcaatCATTAAGAAATGCTAGTTTTTCTTGAATTTTCCGACGTTTTGAACGATAGCTCCGTATCATCTTAcactaaataagtaattattaattttatatatttcaatttttttcttatgatgaaaattaaattcaaatttaaaaaaaatggtctaattaatatttgttataataaataaactaggtACACGGAAGATTACTTTTCGAATACTACtgcctatattaatatttaaaaaaaaaatagtttaatattaaattctagaACTTTTACTCAATATTTACTACACCACTAAattacagaatttaaaatttaaataatcactaataaccctataatattattggtgtttataatataatataatgtggtCATTGGCATAGGGGcccataagtaatattttagggggtcaaaaaaaaaaaaagtgggtaagtgggtaccgctctgctgtacattaggtgccgtatagATCATTATTAGAGATAGGATGTTGATGAGTGATgacttttgcatttttttcctttaattcTATACAATGCTATCttagataaaaatttgtttcatgtTCCCCTGATGCAGAATATTCtaagtttattttgaattattttgtatatttgggcatttttagctataaatgcatttttggtgtttttaaacgtcatttttcaacatttttaagtcattttttcataattttggtctt
Coding sequences:
- the LOC126555529 gene encoding uncharacterized protein LOC126555529, with protein sequence MAYHYLAKSSSSQFWPILAYLDSYKDYIFLIGPYHGHKKPADSNDFLRDFIDEAEDLVKNGIYLDNTIRTISIHAICADASAKSFILKIKGHTGYFFCTRCFPESEHVGSTCFPFKDSNSRERTHEDYINRRQEEHHVGDSLSDLIRIPGFDMVKSFPLD